Genomic DNA from Longimicrobiaceae bacterium:
TGATCCAACGCTGGGCGGTTCGGTAGATGAACGGCGGCGGGCTCCACACGGGGCCCGCCGCCTTCGTTTTGCCGGTGGATGCACGGCGTGCCGGGAGATGTGCATCTGCCGGCTTCCCTCGCGCATCCCTACGCAGGTCCGCGGATGCGCAGGCTCGCGCTCCGCATCAAGCCGCACGCGTACGCAGACGAGAGAAGCGGCGCACCCGATACTCGAGCGCCCCGCTTCTCATCATCCGTGATCCTCGATCGGTCGTCGTCCCAGTCGATTCGCCCTTGCCCGTGGGCAGAGGTTTGACGAGGCGTTCGCTCAGCGGCGGACGTGGGCGATGGCGCTGATCTCCACCAGCACGTCGCCCAGGTCGGCGCCCACGGTGGTGCGCGTGGGGTACGGCGCGGGCATCGCCTCGCGGTACGCCTGGTTGAACTCGTCCCAGTCGCCTATGTCGCGCAGGTACGCGGTGATGGAGACCACGTCCTCCAGCGCGGCGCCCGCCTCGGCCAGCACGGCGCGCAGCCGGCCGATGGTGGCGCGCGTCTGGCTCGCCACGTCGCCGCCCAGCAGCTCGCCCGTGACGGGGTCGCGCGGCAC
This window encodes:
- a CDS encoding Rid family hydrolase, translating into MARSWEPVTLGGVPAPRGAYSPAIRAGDLVFVSGQVPRDPVTGELLGGDVASQTRATIGRLRAVLAEAGAALEDVVSITAYLRDIGDWDEFNQAYREAMPAPYPTRTTVGADLGDVLVEISAIAHVRR